In Cryptococcus depauperatus CBS 7841 chromosome 4, complete sequence, a single window of DNA contains:
- a CDS encoding methylenetetrahydrofolate reductase, with protein sequence MKITEKLQKAEKEGRPFWSFEFFPPRTAQGLQNLYDRIERMRNLGPEFIDITWGAGGKNADLTNSLVQVCQATIGIETCMHLCCTEMPKENVEWALKQAKAHGCQNILALRGDPVAGTTTWEPTPGGFMRAVDLVRYIHEHYPNDFCVAVAGFPQGHPETPDADEGREQEMQWLKEKVDAGADFIFTQMFYDTTIFFDWVRRVRQAGIMVPIIPGIMPIQSWEKFDRWVQREKIIVPPHFYEALDPVKGDDEKVRQVGTKLVGDMCRTILGSKEAGIKGLHIYTLNLEKGARMLLHELGFEGRREQIVPLPWRPSLTPGRRSESIRPIFWTNRPLSYISRTSEWDEFPNGRWGDSRSPAFGDLDGYPVSIGINPIDAYKLWGHPTTETELFDLFTRFCRGDLLKLPWSSQPPSPETMVITEQLAKMNELGYLTINSQPAVDGVRSEDKVHGWGPAGGYVYQKAYLEFFVSPELLSPLLKRIERDPRITYFAVNKHGDLMTNTHSEGPNAVTWGVFAGKEIVQPTIVDAVSFIAWKDEAYELGLQWANLYPAASPARDLLTRVMNSFYLVNIVANDFKDGLSIFEPFLLNQTPIGKVVEGMKSVAVGVKDAIGGQ encoded by the exons ATGAAAATCACGGAAAAGTTACAAAAGGCGGAAAAGGAGGGCCGTCCCTTCTGGTCGTTCGAGTTCTTCCCTCCTAGGACAGCGCAG GGCCTGCAAAATCTCTACGATAGGATAGAGCGTATGCGCAACCTCGGTCCAGAGTTCATCGACATTACATG GGGTGCTGGAGGCAAGAATGCTGATTTGACCAACTCGCTTGTCCAAGTGTGCCAAGCTACCATTGGCATAGAAACTTGTATGCACCTCTGCTGTACAGAGA TGCCCAAGGAAAATGTCGAATGGGCTCTTAAACAAGCAAAGGCACATGGTTGTCAAAATATCCTTGCTCTTCGGGGCGATCCCGTGGCGGGTACTACCACTTGGGAGCCTACTCCTGGAGGTTTCATGCGCGCTGTCGACCTTGTCCGATATATACATGAGCATTACCCGAATGACTTTTGCGTCGCAGTAGCCGGTTTTCCACAAGGTCACCCCGAAACTCCAGACGCAGATGAGGGCAGAGAGCAGGAAATGCAATGGCTCAAGGAGAAAGTGGACGCTGGTGCCGATTTTATTTTCACCCAAATGTTTTACGACACTACCATCTTTTTCGATTGGGTGAGGCGAGTCAGACAAGCCGGTATTATGGTGCCAATCATCCCTGGTATCATGCCAATTCAAAGCTGGGAAAAGTTTGACAGATGGGTTCAGCGTGAAAAGATTATTGTGCCTCCCCATTTCTACGAAGCCCTTGATCCTGTCAAAGGTGATGACGAAAAGGTGCGCCAGGTCGGCACTAAGCTTGTGGGCGATATGTGCAGGACCATATTGGGGAGCAAAGAAGCTGGGATCAAAGGTTTACATATTTATACCCTCAATCTGGAAAAGGGCGCAAGAATGTTGTTACATGAGCTAGGATTTGAAGGCAGGAGGGAGCAAATTGTCCCATTGCCTTGGAGACCAAGTTTGACTCCGGGAAGGCGTAGTGAATCTATCCGGCCCATCTTCTG GACAAACAGGCCGTTATCGTACATTTCTAGAA CAAGTGAATGGGACGAATTCCCTAACGGAAGATGGGGAGATTCTCGTAGTCCCGCTTTTGGTGATCTTGATGGTTATCCGGTGTCCATTGGTATCAAT CCGATCGACGCCTATAAACTTTGGGGACATCCCACCACCGAGACTGAGTTGTTTGATCTATTTACTCGTTTCTGCCGCGGGGATCTTTTGAAACTCCCTTGGTCGTCACAGCCTCCCTCTCCTGAAACCATGGTTATTACGGAGCagttggcaaagatgaatgagCTGGGGTATCTAACTATCAATTCCCAACCGGCGGTTGATGGTGTTAGAAGCGAGGATAAGGTGCACGGCTGGGGTCCTGCTGGTGGATATGTTTACCAAAAA GCATATCTCGAGTTTTTTGTCTCCCCTGagcttctctctcctcttcttaAAAGAATTGAGCGCGATCCACGAATCACATACTTTGCTGTCAATAAGCACGGTGATTTGATGACTAACACGCATAGCGAGGGGCCCAACGCCGTCACTTGGGGTGTCTTTGCCGGAAAGGAAATTGTTCAG CCTACAATTGTCGATGCAGTCTCCTTCATCGCctggaaagatgaagcgTATGAGCTCGGTCTGCAGTGGGCTAATCTATACCCTGCCGCCTCTCCTGCTCGCGATTTGCTTACCAGAGTAATGAACTCTTTCTACCTTGTCAACATCGTTGCAAACGATTTCAAGGACGGTCTTTCTATTTTCGAACCATTCTTGCTCAACCAAACGCCGATAGGCAAAGTTGTTGAAGGCATGAAGAGCGTTGCGGTGGGCGTGAAAGATGCTATTGGTGGGCAGTGA
- a CDS encoding dol-P-Man:Man(5)GlcNAc(2)-PP-Dol alpha-1,3-mannosyltransferase gives MFITTREDGIKGKRGLLKLIIGILKSLLLDRRYFWHLATLLFLGEVLLGLLVIWKIPYTKIDWPAYMQQVEMFLQNERNYAYIKGETGPLVYPALHLYIYTAFYKLLPSVEDVRPAQYLFLAIYLLTFLAISTIYYLAGRSHVGARHYPQVLLIPLTLSKRAHSIYVLRLFNDPIAMLFFYLSVIAMQLGEKKGWRLSCVMFSLAMGVKMNILLFLPGLLVLLFQYRGLVGLVESIGLILAIQVALPAPFFLSTLSLALSYFTSAFDFSRQFLYEWTVNWKFISQEAFLSRERAVLLSAGHVTVLALFAAFKWSPTLYGTIRVLSEGLAQPKRPAVNPSQLPAYHIPLVLFTSNLIASVSPLFGCRMAQQCSQCTNLDDDPICMGNSTCDEMEFFLTLGWSRLYAYWVISYAFSLSGEKTESRLKPRWHG, from the exons ATGTTTATAACAACTCGAGAGGATGGAataaaaggaaagagagggTTATTGAAGCTTATAATTGGCATTCTCAAAAGTCTTTTACTGGACCGTCGGTATTTCTGGCACCTGGctactcttctctttcttggagAGGTTTTGTTGGGATTGCTGGTGATATGGAAGATCCCCT ATACCAAGATTGACTGGCCGGCATACATGCAGCAAGTGGAAATGTTTCTTCAAAATGAGAGAAACTATGCCTATATTAAGGGCGAGACTGGACCATTGGT ATATCCTGCATTGCATCTCTACATCTATACTGCCTTTTACAAGCTTCTCCCCTCGGTAGAAGACGTTCGGCCAGCTCAGTATCTGTTTCTCGCAATATATctcttgacttttctgGCCATCTCCACCATCTATTACCTCGCTGGAAGATCTCATGTCGGAGCAAGACACTATCCTCAGGTGCTACTAATACCACTGACTTTGTCGAAACGGGCTCACTCAATCTATGTCCTGAGACTGTTTAACGATCCCATCGCTATGCtctttttctatctttCGGTTATCGCCATGCAACTcggagagaagaagggttGGAGGCTGAGTTGCGTAATGTTTAG CTTGGCCATGGGTGTCAAGATGaatattcttctcttcctcccaGGTCTACTCGTCCTTTTATTCCAATATCGCGGTCTCGTAGGACTTGTGGAGAGTATCGGCTTGATACTTGCTATTCAAGTGGCTCTCCCAGCGCCATTCTTcctttccactctttctctgGCGCTGTCTTATTTTACATCGGCGTTTGACTTTTCACGACAGTTTTTATATGAGTGGACAGTTAACTGGAAGTTTATCAGCCAAGAAGCATTCTTGAGCAGGGAGAGAGCTGTCTTGTTGTCGGCTGGTCAC GTGACTGTGCTCGCGTTGTTTGCAGCTTTCAAATGGTCTCCGACTCTTTATGGCACCATTCGCGTCCTCTCTGAAGGACTAGCACAACCAAAACGGCCTGCTGTGAATCCCTCTCAACTACCAGCTTACC ACATACCTCTGGTACTCTTCACATCCAATCTGATCG CTTCCgtttctcctcttttcgGGTGTAGGATGGCACAGCAATGTTCTCAG TGCACTAATTTGGACGATGATCCAATTTGCATGGGAAACAGCACCTGCGACGAAATGGAATTCTTTCTCACTCTTGGGTGGTCACGTCTTTACGCTTATTGGGTTATTTCTTACGCCTTCTCTCTATCCGGTGAGAAAACGGAAAGCCGACTGAAA CCAAGATGGCATGGCTGA